GCTGATCGAGGCCGTCAAGCGCGTCGCGCTGGTCGCCGAGCGCAACACGGCCGTGCAACTCGCCTTCGAGGACTCCTCCCTCACTCTCGACGCCGGCTCCGGTGACGAGGCGAAGGCCAGCGAGGCCATCGAGGCCGAACTCAACGGCGAGGCGATCACCACGGGCTTCAACCCGCAGTTCCTGCTCGATGGTCTGGGTGCCATCGACCAGTCGGTCGTCGAGTTGGCCTTCACCCAATCGTCCAAGCCGGTTGTGATCAGCGGCTCGACGGGCGACAGTGGGGATGACGCGGCCTTCCGCTACCTGCTGATGCCGCGTCGCCTGCTCTCCTGAGAAGCTTTCTCGGGCCTACCAATCTTGAAGGGATCACCCATGCACATCGGACTGATCGGTCTCGGCAAGATGGGCGGCAACATGCGCACTCGGATGCGCAATGCCGGCCTCACCGTGACGGGGTACGACCGCAATCTGGACGTGAGCGACGTCGAGTCACTCGAAGCCCTGGTCGAGGCACTCCCGTCCCCCAAGGTGGTCTGGGTGATGGTCCCGTCCGGAGACCCCACGCGCGACACGGTCAAGGCGCTGGGTGAACTCCTGAGTGAGGGCGATGTCGTGGTCGACGGCGGCAACTCGCGCTGGACCGACGACCTGGCCAACGCCGAACTGCTCGAGGAGAAGCAGATCGGGTACGTCGACTGCGGCGTCAGCGGAGGCGTCTGGGGTCTGGAGAACGGCTACGCGCTGATGTACGGCGGCGACGCCGACGACATCGCCAAGGTCCAGCCGGCCTTCGACGCCCTCAAACCCGAAGGCGAATTCGGGTCGGTCCACGCGGGCAAGGTGGGCGCCGGGCACTTCTCGAAGATGGTCCACAACGGCATCGAGTACGCGATCATGCAGGCCTACGCCGAGGGCTGGGAATTGCTGGAGAAGGTCGACCTGGTCGACAACGTGACCGAGGTCTTCCGGTCGTGGCGCGAGGGCACCGTGATCCGTTCCTGGCTGCTCGACCTGCTGGTCAACGCGCTGGACGAGGATCCGGGCCTGTCCGAGATCGCCGGGTACGCCGCCGACTCCGGGGAGGGTCGTTGGACGGTCGAGGCGGGCATCGAGAACGGCGTGGCAA
The DNA window shown above is from Nocardioides sp. and carries:
- the gnd gene encoding decarboxylating 6-phosphogluconate dehydrogenase, with product MHIGLIGLGKMGGNMRTRMRNAGLTVTGYDRNLDVSDVESLEALVEALPSPKVVWVMVPSGDPTRDTVKALGELLSEGDVVVDGGNSRWTDDLANAELLEEKQIGYVDCGVSGGVWGLENGYALMYGGDADDIAKVQPAFDALKPEGEFGSVHAGKVGAGHFSKMVHNGIEYAIMQAYAEGWELLEKVDLVDNVTEVFRSWREGTVIRSWLLDLLVNALDEDPGLSEIAGYAADSGEGRWTVEAGIENGVATPAITAALYARFVSQADDSATMKAVAAMRNQFGGHAMRTAPPKGGDAAGAGS